A genomic window from Chitinophaga pollutisoli includes:
- a CDS encoding agmatine deiminase family protein, which yields MIQPTPRELGYYFPAEFHPHTATWLSWPHKEASWPGKIQTIYPHYSRFVKYLADSELVRINVADEAMKAFATGHLQAAGVNMAQVEFFLHPTNDAWCRDHGPAFLINPNAAQKKAVVDWNYNAWGGKYPPFDLDDIIPTKIARHFGLPLFEPGIIMEGGSVEFNGKGTILTSSCCLLNENRNAHLNQEQVEKYLYEFYGAEQVLWVDEGIVGDDTDGHIDDTIRFVNEDTVLTVIETDKTDENYEILQQNLRQLKAMRLLNGKQLNIVELPMPGAVIFDDQRLPASYANFCISNKYVIVPTFQCDKDEQALRIIADCFRDREVVGVDSTDIIWGLGSFHCLSQQEPAV from the coding sequence ATGATACAGCCAACACCCCGGGAACTGGGCTATTACTTCCCGGCCGAGTTCCATCCGCATACCGCCACATGGTTGAGCTGGCCCCACAAGGAAGCCAGCTGGCCCGGGAAGATCCAGACCATCTATCCCCATTACAGCCGTTTTGTCAAATACCTGGCCGATAGCGAGCTGGTACGCATCAACGTGGCCGACGAAGCAATGAAAGCCTTCGCCACCGGGCACCTCCAGGCTGCCGGCGTGAATATGGCGCAGGTGGAGTTCTTCCTCCACCCCACCAACGACGCCTGGTGCCGCGACCACGGCCCGGCGTTTCTCATCAATCCCAACGCCGCGCAAAAGAAGGCGGTGGTAGACTGGAACTATAACGCCTGGGGCGGAAAATATCCCCCCTTCGACCTCGACGATATCATCCCCACCAAAATCGCCAGACATTTCGGCCTGCCGCTCTTTGAGCCGGGCATCATCATGGAAGGCGGTTCCGTGGAATTCAACGGGAAAGGCACCATCCTTACCAGCAGCTGCTGTCTCCTCAACGAAAACCGCAACGCCCACCTTAACCAGGAACAGGTGGAAAAATACCTCTACGAGTTTTACGGAGCAGAACAGGTGTTGTGGGTGGATGAAGGCATCGTGGGCGACGACACCGACGGTCATATCGACGATACCATCCGTTTCGTGAACGAGGATACCGTGCTGACCGTCATCGAAACCGACAAGACAGACGAGAACTACGAAATCCTGCAGCAGAACCTGCGCCAGCTCAAAGCCATGCGCCTGCTCAACGGCAAGCAGCTCAACATTGTGGAGCTGCCCATGCCCGGCGCCGTCATCTTCGACGACCAGCGCCTGCCGGCATCCTACGCCAACTTCTGCATCAGCAACAAGTACGTCATCGTTCCCACATTCCAATGCGACAAAGACGAACAGGCGCTGCGCATCATCGCCGACTGTTTCCGCGACCGCGAAGTAGTGGGCGTGGATTCTACCGACATTATCTGGGGCCTCGGCAGTTTCCATTGCCTGAGCCAGCAGGAACCTGCGGTTTAA
- a CDS encoding M81 family metallopeptidase, with protein MRKKTPTVFVSGLFHETHTFLAERTGLGSFRELALHHGPEILACNEGNGTPMDGFLAFAREAGWEVTPGIQMAAMPSGMAEDAVYDYFREHFFAALDVHWQQVDAVYLVLHGAMVCENTADVEGRLLEELQFFFSLRGKQVPVVAVLDLHANVSQKMIDNSTCLYGYRENPHTDAREAAVTAAAFLQEILEQPGVRQVFHATPYIAPPAGQGTAADPMRALLRRAAAVEAANPQLLCINVWAGFAYADIPDCGFSFSCCTRGPAAEAAAWLAALEQELKAHLQPAYPYEHTLESVLAIPGLMAPVLLIEASDNIGGGTPGDGTGILAPLLATGETGIVAILNDPKAVQDCIHLGIGATGTFTIGGKTDRFHGDPVTFTATVSNLTDGCFELENKNSHLASITGAFVNMGPCAVIRNTQATVLLTTYKTPPMDLGQLRSQGIVPETAQFIIVKAAVSHKQAYDPIAGAAFYIDSPGLCTSNLRRLPYRHIGHKRIGPDAAET; from the coding sequence ATGCGTAAGAAGACTCCAACGGTATTTGTATCCGGCCTTTTCCATGAAACACATACGTTCCTGGCCGAACGCACTGGCCTCGGTTCCTTCCGCGAACTGGCGCTCCATCACGGCCCTGAAATCCTGGCGTGCAACGAAGGCAACGGCACACCGATGGACGGTTTCCTCGCTTTTGCCCGCGAAGCAGGGTGGGAGGTGACCCCCGGCATACAGATGGCCGCCATGCCTTCGGGAATGGCAGAAGACGCCGTGTACGACTACTTCCGGGAACATTTCTTCGCGGCGCTGGATGTGCATTGGCAGCAGGTAGACGCGGTGTACCTGGTGTTGCACGGCGCCATGGTTTGCGAAAACACGGCGGATGTGGAAGGACGTTTGCTGGAAGAGCTGCAGTTCTTTTTCTCCCTCCGCGGAAAGCAAGTGCCCGTAGTGGCGGTGCTCGATCTGCACGCCAACGTTTCCCAAAAAATGATCGATAACAGTACCTGCCTCTACGGTTACCGCGAGAACCCGCATACCGATGCGCGCGAAGCCGCCGTTACAGCCGCCGCTTTTTTGCAGGAGATTTTGGAACAACCCGGTGTGCGACAAGTATTTCATGCTACTCCATACATCGCACCGCCCGCCGGGCAAGGCACCGCCGCGGACCCCATGCGCGCACTGCTGCGCAGGGCCGCCGCTGTCGAAGCAGCAAACCCACAGCTCCTCTGTATCAACGTTTGGGCGGGATTCGCCTACGCCGACATTCCCGACTGCGGCTTCAGTTTTTCCTGCTGCACACGCGGCCCCGCGGCGGAAGCCGCAGCATGGCTCGCAGCGCTGGAACAGGAACTGAAAGCGCACCTGCAACCGGCTTACCCTTACGAGCACACGCTGGAGAGCGTGCTGGCGATCCCCGGCCTCATGGCGCCGGTTCTCCTCATCGAAGCTTCCGACAACATCGGCGGCGGCACGCCCGGCGATGGTACCGGCATCCTCGCCCCGCTCCTCGCCACCGGCGAAACAGGGATCGTTGCGATCCTGAACGATCCGAAAGCGGTGCAGGATTGCATTCACCTGGGCATCGGCGCAACCGGCACATTCACTATCGGCGGAAAAACGGACAGGTTCCACGGCGATCCGGTGACATTCACCGCCACCGTCAGCAACCTCACCGACGGCTGTTTTGAACTGGAAAATAAAAATTCCCACCTCGCATCCATTACCGGAGCATTCGTGAACATGGGCCCCTGCGCCGTTATCCGGAACACGCAGGCCACGGTGCTGCTCACCACGTACAAAACACCGCCCATGGATCTTGGCCAGCTCCGCTCGCAGGGCATCGTGCCCGAAACGGCGCAATTCATCATCGTAAAAGCCGCCGTATCGCACAAACAGGCATACGATCCCATAGCGGGCGCTGCTTTCTACATCGACAGTCCCGGCCTTTGCACCAGCAACCTGCGCCGCCTGCCTTACCGGCACATCGGGCATAAAAGGATCGGTCCGGATGCGGCGGAAACCTGA
- a CDS encoding RagB/SusD family nutrient uptake outer membrane protein, producing the protein MKSHTYKLVGMAAMVLGLAQGCTSFVDLKSPTVVNRDDYFNRESDITAAVNGMYNSLRGYYNNYFVVAEVPSDNTEANNGNLAYAEVDQQTWLNNNSYFQSLWLNSYNTIGRANIILDKIDAIAMNDNLKKQYKGEALFVRSLMYLQLAQFFGDVPLILKEVKTEAEAYSYLREPIAKVYAQVETDLLAAIEALPPVYTGANVGRAPKAAAQALLGKMYLVSKQFPKAVPVLKAAKEDANFGLLDDYAQVFSVDNRNNKEILFAVQYIANGNGEGSSFCIRFAPFGSGTDITTGAFPAGSNQGTEDLNDAFEADDARKPVAIARYATTNALYTRKFLDRPIANNEGKNLWPVIRYADVLLMYAEALNETGATGEAIKPLNEVRFRADLDDVPDVGQTALRDTIQHERRVELCFEGHRYLDLLRTGKMLEVMRAYKEKYKGVGYLVENYDIRDRNVLFPIPFRERSLNPELSQNLGYD; encoded by the coding sequence ATGAAATCGCATACATATAAACTGGTGGGAATGGCCGCAATGGTTCTCGGCCTCGCGCAGGGATGCACGAGCTTCGTAGACCTGAAATCCCCCACGGTCGTGAACCGCGACGATTACTTCAACCGCGAGTCGGATATTACAGCCGCCGTTAACGGCATGTACAACAGCCTTCGCGGGTATTATAACAACTACTTCGTGGTGGCGGAAGTGCCATCCGACAATACGGAAGCCAACAATGGGAACCTCGCCTACGCGGAGGTAGACCAGCAAACCTGGCTCAATAACAATTCTTATTTCCAGTCGCTCTGGCTCAATTCTTACAATACCATCGGCCGTGCCAATATCATCCTCGACAAGATCGATGCCATTGCCATGAACGATAACCTGAAAAAGCAATACAAAGGCGAAGCCCTCTTCGTGCGCTCGCTCATGTACCTGCAGCTGGCGCAGTTCTTTGGCGATGTGCCGCTGATCCTGAAGGAAGTGAAAACGGAAGCCGAGGCGTACAGCTACCTCCGCGAACCCATCGCCAAGGTGTACGCGCAGGTCGAAACAGACCTCCTGGCCGCCATCGAAGCGCTTCCCCCGGTGTATACGGGCGCCAATGTAGGCCGCGCTCCCAAAGCCGCTGCGCAAGCCTTGCTGGGGAAAATGTACCTCGTGTCCAAACAATTCCCTAAAGCCGTGCCGGTGCTGAAAGCCGCGAAAGAAGACGCGAATTTCGGCCTGCTTGACGATTATGCGCAGGTGTTCAGCGTCGACAACCGCAATAACAAGGAGATACTCTTTGCCGTGCAATATATCGCCAACGGCAACGGGGAAGGCAGCAGTTTCTGCATCCGCTTCGCGCCCTTTGGTTCCGGTACCGACATCACTACCGGCGCCTTCCCGGCAGGATCGAACCAGGGCACGGAAGACCTGAATGATGCCTTCGAGGCCGATGATGCCCGCAAACCCGTGGCCATCGCCCGGTATGCTACCACCAACGCGCTGTATACCCGCAAATTCCTCGACAGGCCCATCGCCAATAACGAAGGCAAGAACCTCTGGCCGGTAATCCGTTATGCGGATGTATTGCTCATGTACGCCGAAGCCCTCAACGAAACCGGCGCTACCGGCGAAGCCATCAAACCCCTCAACGAAGTACGCTTCCGCGCGGATCTGGATGATGTCCCGGATGTAGGTCAAACCGCCCTGCGCGACACCATACAGCACGAGCGCCGCGTAGAACTTTGCTTCGAAGGCCACCGCTACCTCGACCTGCTGCGTACCGGCAAAATGCTGGAAGTGATGCGTGCATACAAGGAGAAATACAAAGGAGTGGGGTATCTTGTAGAAAACTACGACATCAGGGACCGCAACGTCCTGTTCCCCATCCCGTTCAGGGAAAGAAGCCTGAACCCGGAACTGTCGCAGAACCTGGGATACGATTGA
- a CDS encoding aspartate aminotransferase family protein, whose protein sequence is MKHLHSDQLYKAACEVIPCGVSSSMRKNVQPLQFFERADGPYFYDVDGNRFLDYTLAWGPLIAGSNHPVINNAVTEQLQKSYTLGAQHPLEVTLAKRLVEVLPGVEQVAFSNTGSEAVQSAIRIARAYTGKTKIVKFEGHYHGWLNNVLVSYKPQATQLGSPAPGCGGQPVSEYGETLVLPWNNLSALKSLLAERGHEIACVLTEPILANSGCCMPLEGFLEGVIDSCREHGVVSVFDEVITGFRVALGGARAYFGLQPDMSVYAKAIAGGFTMAAVGGRREIFDVLREGKTIHAGTYNGASINLAAALATISLLSAGDCYDKLHNYGFALRSCLQQAADKAGVTMVTSGTGSVFSTHFGLRQTPLNYEETLQADTAMLARFRSLMLVEGVLLLPDGRWYIGITHGAEELAATRRAIERTFAKL, encoded by the coding sequence ATGAAACATTTACATTCGGATCAATTGTACAAAGCAGCCTGCGAGGTGATTCCCTGCGGCGTTTCCAGCTCGATGCGGAAGAACGTGCAGCCGCTGCAGTTTTTTGAGCGGGCGGACGGGCCGTACTTCTACGACGTGGACGGCAACCGGTTCCTGGATTACACCCTGGCCTGGGGGCCGCTGATCGCGGGGAGCAACCATCCCGTCATCAATAACGCTGTAACGGAGCAATTGCAGAAAAGTTATACCCTCGGCGCGCAGCATCCTCTGGAAGTGACGTTGGCTAAACGTTTGGTGGAAGTGCTACCGGGCGTGGAGCAGGTCGCATTCAGCAACACGGGCAGCGAGGCGGTGCAATCCGCGATCCGCATCGCGCGGGCATACACAGGCAAAACGAAGATTGTAAAATTCGAAGGGCATTACCATGGCTGGCTGAACAACGTGCTGGTGAGCTACAAGCCCCAGGCCACGCAATTGGGATCGCCCGCTCCGGGATGCGGCGGGCAGCCGGTTTCCGAATACGGCGAAACCCTCGTACTGCCCTGGAATAACTTATCCGCACTAAAATCGTTACTGGCTGAAAGAGGCCACGAAATCGCCTGCGTGCTGACTGAGCCGATACTGGCTAATTCCGGTTGCTGCATGCCGCTGGAGGGATTTTTGGAAGGTGTGATCGACAGCTGCCGCGAACATGGCGTAGTATCTGTTTTCGATGAAGTGATCACCGGTTTCAGGGTGGCATTGGGTGGCGCACGTGCGTATTTCGGGCTGCAGCCGGATATGTCTGTTTACGCCAAAGCCATCGCCGGCGGGTTTACCATGGCCGCGGTGGGTGGCCGCAGGGAGATCTTCGACGTGCTGCGGGAGGGCAAGACCATTCATGCCGGCACCTATAACGGCGCTTCCATCAATCTCGCGGCAGCGCTGGCAACGATCAGCCTGCTGTCTGCCGGCGATTGTTATGATAAGTTGCATAATTACGGTTTCGCGCTGCGCAGCTGTTTGCAACAGGCCGCTGATAAAGCGGGCGTGACCATGGTAACTTCCGGCACCGGCAGTGTATTCAGTACTCACTTCGGACTACGGCAAACGCCGTTGAATTATGAAGAAACGCTGCAGGCAGATACTGCGATGCTCGCCCGGTTCCGGTCGCTGATGCTGGTAGAAGGGGTGCTCCTCCTGCCCGACGGGCGCTGGTATATCGGCATCACCCACGGCGCTGAGGAACTGGCGGCTACGCGGCGGGCCATCGAAAGAACTTTTGCAAAATTATAA
- a CDS encoding TonB-dependent receptor: protein MIAMFLGTAGATAAPVPGTATGEGIRHSVARAPVTGRVTDASGQPLEGVSVFVKGTQRGTVTDADGRFRLEAGKGEILVFRIVGFKEQSVVVGDGNMPVVALESSLSDLDEVVVVGYGTSSKRRLTTAISKVSGADLGKQPVTNPGDALAGLAAGVQVQSASGSMPGEAPTIRIRGIGSMGASNDPLYVVDGYPLPNAAQFQRINVADIESIELLKDAASAAIYGSRAANGVVIVTTKRGKSGKTMFNVNAYTGVQTVYRTMDMMNKSEYLQYAKDAAKAQNGRYPDVFDTPDQLADTDWQDVIFRSAPMSDIQLSARGGSDKVRFSISGNYTNQKGVMIGTDYKMGTVNANIDADLSSKLKMGASFAPSFTTRNVKPGPGNPGPATYMPVYAAMLMPPVVSPRLPNGDYGQNNVLPFTQYGFSEPGIHNPLAVLELYENEQKYSGLLSNAYLQWEPLKGLIIKSQGGVTTGATTYTEYTPSTLAYSSAPFANLSNPLLTGIASQVTSNRTVGWLWENTLNYSRSLKGGHNLGGMLLYSMQRFNGTSTAARGKAGTFINDQVHNPAASTELLGTLGYELNSFLSYAARVNYDYKNKYLLSASIRTDASSRFGPDNRWGVFQSYSAAWRVSEEAFMQNQQLFDELKIRASYGETGNANIGDFTWMSGIGYSNYSLGDQRVSGVFQNGYMNRELTWEKNKQFGVGLEAAFLKERIYLTVDFYNKETDGMLFSKDLPGVLGYATSFQTNIGKLRNRGYEIELNTRNMVGKFKWSTNFNISYNRSEVMDLGGRKSLNPYDGIGGWPNVYRVEVGKPLGSFYGFVIDGVFKNADELAKSAKWAGSGVGDYKIRDVNGDGQINESDRTYLGNGFPDYVYGITNNFSYKNFDLSFLFQGTLGNGIINGAARHSQLWIGKFNAVKEMANNYYRPEEPDRDVKYARVGPRAGFSTAGQLSSYAVFSGSFLRLRNVTLGYNLPETITRRLTLQSARLYLTAQNLFTLTKYPGFNPEPSQYGTSVYQPGADQGSYPLAKSVMVGINIGF from the coding sequence ATGATCGCAATGTTCCTGGGTACAGCCGGCGCTACCGCCGCACCGGTCCCGGGAACCGCAACGGGTGAAGGCATACGCCATTCCGTAGCCCGCGCTCCGGTTACCGGAAGGGTAACGGATGCTTCCGGGCAGCCCCTGGAAGGCGTATCCGTTTTTGTAAAAGGTACGCAACGGGGTACCGTCACCGACGCGGATGGCCGCTTCCGGCTGGAAGCTGGTAAAGGGGAAATACTTGTCTTCCGCATCGTCGGTTTCAAGGAACAGAGCGTAGTGGTGGGCGATGGCAACATGCCCGTTGTAGCCCTGGAATCCAGCCTTTCCGACCTCGACGAAGTAGTGGTGGTGGGATACGGCACTTCCTCCAAGCGCCGCCTCACTACCGCCATCTCCAAAGTATCCGGCGCCGACCTCGGCAAACAACCCGTAACCAATCCGGGTGACGCCCTCGCGGGCCTTGCCGCCGGCGTGCAGGTGCAATCCGCCAGCGGCAGCATGCCCGGCGAAGCGCCCACCATCCGCATCCGGGGCATCGGCTCCATGGGCGCGTCCAACGATCCGCTGTATGTGGTAGACGGTTACCCGCTGCCCAACGCAGCGCAATTCCAGCGCATCAACGTGGCCGATATCGAGTCCATCGAATTGCTGAAAGACGCGGCTTCCGCGGCAATTTACGGCTCCCGCGCCGCCAACGGGGTGGTGATCGTGACCACCAAACGCGGCAAGTCAGGGAAGACGATGTTTAACGTCAACGCATACACCGGCGTTCAAACCGTTTACCGTACCATGGACATGATGAACAAATCCGAATACCTGCAATACGCCAAAGATGCTGCCAAAGCTCAGAACGGCCGCTACCCCGATGTGTTCGACACGCCGGACCAGCTGGCGGATACCGACTGGCAGGATGTGATCTTCCGTTCGGCTCCCATGTCAGACATCCAGTTGAGCGCCCGCGGCGGCAGCGATAAAGTACGTTTCTCCATTTCCGGCAACTATACCAACCAGAAGGGCGTGATGATCGGAACGGATTACAAGATGGGAACGGTAAACGCCAATATCGATGCGGACCTGAGCAGTAAACTGAAGATGGGTGCGAGCTTTGCGCCGTCATTCACCACCCGCAACGTGAAGCCCGGTCCGGGCAATCCGGGTCCTGCCACATACATGCCGGTATACGCAGCGATGCTCATGCCGCCGGTGGTGTCTCCACGTTTACCCAATGGCGATTATGGACAGAACAACGTATTGCCCTTCACCCAATACGGCTTCAGCGAGCCGGGCATCCACAACCCGCTGGCCGTGCTGGAACTGTATGAAAACGAGCAAAAGTACTCCGGCCTGCTCAGCAATGCCTACCTGCAGTGGGAGCCCCTCAAAGGCCTCATCATCAAATCACAGGGCGGCGTAACAACCGGCGCTACAACTTATACAGAATACACGCCTTCCACTCTCGCTTATAGCAGCGCGCCCTTCGCGAACCTTTCAAATCCTTTGCTGACGGGAATCGCCAGCCAGGTAACAAGCAACAGGACCGTAGGCTGGCTCTGGGAAAATACCCTCAACTACAGCCGCAGCCTGAAAGGCGGGCACAACCTCGGCGGTATGCTGCTGTATTCCATGCAGCGCTTCAACGGCACCAGCACGGCAGCACGCGGCAAGGCCGGCACCTTCATCAACGACCAGGTGCATAACCCCGCCGCATCCACCGAACTGCTTGGAACGCTGGGATATGAATTGAACAGCTTCCTGTCTTACGCCGCACGCGTGAACTACGATTACAAAAACAAATATCTCCTTTCCGCCTCCATCCGTACAGACGCATCTTCACGCTTCGGGCCTGATAACCGTTGGGGCGTCTTCCAATCGTATTCCGCCGCATGGCGCGTTTCGGAGGAAGCCTTCATGCAAAACCAGCAGCTGTTCGATGAACTGAAGATCAGGGCCAGCTATGGCGAAACCGGCAACGCCAACATCGGCGACTTCACCTGGATGAGCGGCATCGGTTATTCCAATTACAGCCTCGGCGACCAGCGCGTGTCCGGCGTATTCCAGAACGGATATATGAACCGCGAACTTACCTGGGAAAAGAACAAACAGTTCGGCGTCGGCCTGGAAGCGGCTTTCCTGAAAGAAAGGATCTACCTGACGGTGGACTTCTACAACAAGGAAACCGACGGCATGCTGTTCTCCAAAGACCTTCCCGGCGTGCTCGGCTATGCCACATCGTTCCAGACCAACATCGGCAAGCTGCGCAACAGGGGCTACGAAATCGAGCTGAACACCCGAAACATGGTGGGCAAGTTCAAATGGAGCACCAACTTCAATATCTCCTACAACCGTTCCGAAGTGATGGATCTCGGTGGCAGGAAATCCCTCAACCCCTACGACGGTATCGGCGGATGGCCGAACGTTTACCGCGTGGAAGTGGGCAAGCCCCTGGGCAGCTTCTATGGCTTCGTGATCGACGGTGTGTTTAAGAATGCGGATGAGCTGGCGAAGAGCGCCAAATGGGCCGGCTCCGGCGTGGGCGATTACAAAATCCGCGACGTGAACGGCGACGGACAGATCAACGAATCCGACCGCACTTATCTCGGCAACGGTTTCCCGGATTACGTGTACGGTATCACCAACAATTTCTCGTACAAAAACTTCGACCTGAGCTTCCTCTTCCAGGGCACCCTCGGCAACGGCATCATCAATGGCGCCGCACGCCACTCCCAACTCTGGATCGGTAAATTCAACGCCGTAAAGGAAATGGCAAACAATTATTACAGGCCCGAAGAACCCGACAGGGATGTGAAGTATGCGCGTGTAGGGCCCCGTGCGGGCTTCAGCACCGCGGGGCAACTCAGCTCTTACGCCGTATTCAGCGGCTCCTTCCTGCGCCTGCGAAACGTAACGCTGGGGTACAACCTGCCGGAGACGATCACCAGGAGGCTCACCCTGCAGTCGGCACGCCTTTACCTCACGGCGCAGAACCTCTTCACCCTTACCAAGTATCCCGGATTCAACCCCGAGCCCAGCCAGTACGGCACGTCCGTTTACCAGCCAGGGGCCGACCAGGGCAGCTATCCGCTGGCAAAAAGCGTAATGGTAGGTATCAACATCGGGTTTTAA